In Caulobacter sp. X, the sequence CTATGTCGCCGACTATGACCCGGCCATGCTGGCACTGGCCCAGCGCCACGACCCGCGTCGGCACAAGGATTATTGGGGTCGCGTCGAGGGCTGGGAGGTCATCGACCTGAAGGCCATTCCGCGCCTGGGCGATCGCGAGCCCGACTTCGACGAGGCGCGGATCATCAACGCCCTGCGCCCCGCCGTTCCCGACGGCCTGGAGCCGGCCAAGCCGTTCGTGCTGACCGGCTCGGCCGACGCGCGGGCCAAGGCGCTGAAGTGCCTGACCCAGGCGGTCTATTACGAGGCGGGCTTCGAGCCGGGCGAGGGCCAGATGGCGGTGGCCCAGACGGTGATCAACCGGATGAGGCATCCGGGCTATCCGAAGTCGATCTGCGGCGTGATCTACGAGGGCGCGGCGCGGGCGACCGGCTGCCAGTTCAGCTTCGCCTGCGACGGCTCGTTGGCGCGCGAGCCGGTTCCGGCGATCTGGGCCAACGCCGAGGCCGTGGCCAAGCGCGCCTTGAAGGGCTTCGTGTTCAAGCCGGTGGGCACGGCCACCCACTATCACGCCGACTATGTGGCGCCGTACTGGGCGCCGACCCTGGTCAAGCTGAAGCAGTTTGGCCAGCACATCTTCTATCGCTGGACGGGGCCGTCCGGGACGCTGGCGGCGTTCCGGGGGCGCTATTCCGGCAATGAGACCGTCTCGGCCGACATCCTGTACGCCGCCGACCCGCGCACTCTGGAGGCCGCCCCGCCCGAGGTGCTGGCCGCCCAAGCCGTCCCGGCGCCGCCGGCCGCGACCGGGGCCGTGGCCCAGATGCTGGGGGTCTCGAACCTGGTGCTGCCGGGCGCGACCCTGGTCACCGTGCCCGACGCCAACGCGCCGAACGGCGAGCGGGTGATGGCCCAGGGCGTGGTCGCCGGCCGCCGCATCCCGACCGCCGAGGAGATCGCCAAGATCAACAAGGCGCTTGAGGGGGTGACCGAGCCCGCGCCGCCTGCGGTGTCGGCGCCGCCCGCGCCGCCCCCTCCGCCGCCCAAGCCCAAGCCTCGGCCGCCGAGTTTGCTCAATCCGTTGAACTGATCTTCGAGATGCTCCCCCGCGATGCGGGGGAGCTGTCGCGGAGCGACTGAGGGGGCGAGCTGGACGCCCGCCGTGTTAGCCCCCTCCGGCCCTCTGGGCCACCTCCCCCGCGCGCGGGGGAGGAACTAGCGCGCCCTCACCAAACCCCGATCTTGTTCGCCTCGGCGTGGCTGATCGGGTGGTGGGCCTTCTTATGGTCTTCCTCGGCCAGGAAGCGGACGGCTTCCAGGGCGGCCATGCAGCCCATGCCGGCGGCGGTGACGGCCTGGCGGTAGACGTCGTCGGTGACGTCGCCGGCGGCGTAGACGCCCTTGATCGCGGTCGAGGCCGTGCCCGGCTTGACCTTCAGATAGCCGCCGGGACCGGTGTCCAGCTGGCCGGCGAACAGCTCCGAGGACGGTGCGTGGCCGATGGCGATGAAGACGCCGTCGCAGGAAAGCTCGGTGGTCGCGCCGGTCTTGACGTTCTTCAGGCGCACGCCCGTCACGCCCATCGGGTCGGTCTGGCCGGTCACCTCGTCGATGACGCTGTCCCAGACCACCTCGATCTTCGGATGGGCCAAGAGGCGCTCCTGCAGGATCTTCTCGGCGCGCAGCTCGTCCTTGCGGTGGACCAGGGTCACCTTGCTGGCGAAGCTGGTCAGGAACAGCGCTTCCTCGACGGCCGTGTTGCCGCCGCCGACCACCACGACTTCCTTGTTGCGATAGAAGAAGCCGTCGCAGGTGGCGCAGGCGCTGACGCCAAAGCCCTGGAACTTGGCCTCGCTCTCCAGGCCCAGCCACTTGGCCTGGGCGCCGGTGGCGATGATGATCGTCTCGGCGATCCAGTCCTGGCCGCTGTCGGTCTTGACCGTGAACGGGCGCTTGGACAGGTCCACCGAGGTCACGATATCGTTGACCAGCTCGGTGCCGACGTGCTCGGCCTGGGCGCGCATCTGGTCCATCAGCCACGGGCCCTGGATCACGTCGGCGAAGCCCGGATAGTTCTCGACGTCGGTCGTGATGGTCAGCTGGCCGCCGGGCTGGATGCCGGCGATCAGCACGGGCTTGAGCAGGGCGCGCGCGGCGTAGATGGCGGCGGTGTAGCCGGCGGGACCCGATCCGATGATCAGGCAGCGGGTTTGGCGGGGAGCGGTCGTGGACATGGCGGATATCTAGGCGCGATTCCGCCTCCGCGCCAGATTACGCCCGCCTCAGCGCGATCATGTCACGGTCAAGGTCCGTAGACATACTCATGTTTTTAGTGTGGACTTCCTCATCAGTGGCGACAAAAGCCACCGGAGGAAAAACTCATGAAGCTCGGAGTCATGCTGGGCGTGGGTCTGGTCATCCTGTTCGTCGGGGTGGCCAATTTCTGGATCGGCGACGTCAAGCTGGGCTTGGCGCTGATCGCCATCTTCGCCGCCCTGGCCGGGGTGTCCGCCCTCGTCGGCAAGCGCGAATACGAGGAACGCCGCAGCCGCCGGCCGCCTCTGCGCGATTACGAGCCGCACCTGGAGTAGGGACGTCCGCGATTGACGGCTCGTCCACCTTTGGCGGGTTAAGCTGACGGCAACCACGTTTCCGGGTGATCCGTCATGTCCGCCCCCTTCATCGAGATCGCCGGTCGCCG encodes:
- a CDS encoding cell wall hydrolase, producing the protein MGTLDAVSIRKAAATVLVVGGLCACSTTTYYVAAGEGREAGLFRVTGSFSDKGLARYVADYDPAMLALAQRHDPRRHKDYWGRVEGWEVIDLKAIPRLGDREPDFDEARIINALRPAVPDGLEPAKPFVLTGSADARAKALKCLTQAVYYEAGFEPGEGQMAVAQTVINRMRHPGYPKSICGVIYEGAARATGCQFSFACDGSLAREPVPAIWANAEAVAKRALKGFVFKPVGTATHYHADYVAPYWAPTLVKLKQFGQHIFYRWTGPSGTLAAFRGRYSGNETVSADILYAADPRTLEAAPPEVLAAQAVPAPPAATGAVAQMLGVSNLVLPGATLVTVPDANAPNGERVMAQGVVAGRRIPTAEEIAKINKALEGVTEPAPPAVSAPPAPPPPPPKPKPRPPSLLNPLN
- the trxB gene encoding thioredoxin-disulfide reductase; this translates as MSTTAPRQTRCLIIGSGPAGYTAAIYAARALLKPVLIAGIQPGGQLTITTDVENYPGFADVIQGPWLMDQMRAQAEHVGTELVNDIVTSVDLSKRPFTVKTDSGQDWIAETIIIATGAQAKWLGLESEAKFQGFGVSACATCDGFFYRNKEVVVVGGGNTAVEEALFLTSFASKVTLVHRKDELRAEKILQERLLAHPKIEVVWDSVIDEVTGQTDPMGVTGVRLKNVKTGATTELSCDGVFIAIGHAPSSELFAGQLDTGPGGYLKVKPGTASTAIKGVYAAGDVTDDVYRQAVTAAGMGCMAALEAVRFLAEEDHKKAHHPISHAEANKIGVW